The following nucleotide sequence is from Azoarcus sp. CIB.
TGCCGGCTTCGGACAGCGCGCGGCGCGCGATCTCCAGGGGCGCGCGCCAGGGCGCTTGGTGCGCGCGTGCATTGCCGCACGCTGCGCAGGCGCCGTCATCGACCAGCCGAATCGGTGCATCGCCGGCGGCGATCGCGAGTCGCAGCCAGTCGTTGACGGCGAGCCCTCCGAGGCAGGCCACGCGGTGCAGGGGGGCGTCGATCGCCGCGCGGCTGCGCTCGCAACTCAGCACCAGTCCCCGGGCAGGCACCGTCGCCGGCAGCCTTACCCCATCGACCGCCAGGGCACCCGTCGGGCAAGCGGCAGCGCAGAGGCCACAGCCACTGCACGCGGCCGGGTCGAGCAGCGGCGCGTCCTCGCCGAGTGCGATGCAGCCGTGAGGGCAGGCCACTTCGCAGCGCTTGCATGCGGTCGCCGGCAGGGTCCCCGCGATGCACGCCGCACGGCGCAGGCCGACGAGTCCGAGTGCGTGCAGGCGCCGAAAACCGTCCTCCGGTCCTGCGGGGGCAGCGTCGCGGGCGAGATGGCGGAGATCTTGATTCATGGTCGCCTTCCGGATTGGTCGAGCTAGTACCGCAAGAGCCGGGCCATTCGATTCAAGTAACGGAAAAATAAGGAAATATGCGTTTCCAGAAGGAGCCGGGGGGAGTCGCGGGTTACGGTTCGGTAACCTAAACTGCAGTTGGGAACAGGGTTTTGTTACGATTTGGTAACGGGGATCCCGGCACGATGGGCGCAGGCTGTCGGCGTGCACCCTCGGTGCGGTTCTTGCGTAGGCAGGAGACCCGTTCTTCCACGAGCGAACGGGAAGGGGGAGGGATGCTGGCCTCGGGAATGGGGGAGCGATGAACCGGCGGCAGGCCTTGTTCGGCCTGTGCGGCCTCGCGTTTGCCGGTCGCGGCGCCCGGGCGTTCGCGGAGACCGGCGGCGATGTCGTGCGGATCGGCATGACTCCGGTGTTCCTCGACGACCAGGTGGGCTTTCTCGGCGCGTGGCGCGACTACCTCGCGCAGGCGCTGGGGCGACCGGTCGAATTCATCCAGCGCGGCAGCTACCGCGAGATCGTCGAGCTGATGCGCCAGGAGAAGCTGCACTTCGCGTGGCTGTGCGGTTATCCCTACGTGCGCGAGCAGCGCTGGATGCGGCTGCTGGTGGTGCCCGTGCATCAGGGGCAGCCGCTGTACCGCTCCTACCTCATCGTGCCTGCGCGGGATACGGCCACCACCAAGATCACCGAGCTGCGCGACCGCGTGTTCGCGTTCTCCGATCCGGATTCGAACTCCGGCTATCTCTATCCGCACTATCAGCTCAACCGCGCGAATACCTCGCCGGCGAACTTCTTCCGCCGCACTTTCTTCACCTATTCGCACAAGAAGGTGGTCGAGGCGGTGGCGCTGGACGTCGCGCACGGCGGGGCGGTCGACGGCTACGTCTGGGACACGCTCGCACGCACGCACGCGGAACTGACCGGGCGCACGCGCGTTGCCGACCGCTCGCCGCCGTTCGGTTTTCCTCCTTTCGTCGCCGGGCCCGCGGCATCGCCTGCGCTGTTCAAGCGCATGCAGGAGATCCTCCTCGCGATGCACGATGACGGCGCCGGCGCGGGGTTCCTGCGCCAGCTCAACCTCGACCGCTTCGCCCTCGGCACGCCGGCTCTCTATGCGGACATCGAGCGCATGCTGCGCACCATCGGCCAGCCCAACGCCTAGGAGGACGCTTGCTGCATTTCCGCGACATCAGCTTCCGCTACAAGATTCCGCTGCGCGCGACGGTGCTGGTGCTGGTTACCGCGACGGTGCTCACGGCTTCGCTGCTGCTGCGCGAATACCGGGACCTGCGCCGCGACATGCTCGACGGCTCGGCGCGCTGGTCGGCGGTGCTGAGCCAGACGCTGGTTGCGCCGATGTTGCACGACGACCTGTGGCGCGCCTTCGAGATCGTGCGTGCGGCGACGTCGCCCGGTGGCGGCGAGCAGGCCAGCGCGATCACGCTCGTCGATCCGCGCCTGCGCATCTACGTGTCGACCGATCCGGCGCGCTACCCCATCCTCGCGCCGCTGCACGAGCGCGGCGAGGCGGCACGCGAGATCGCGAGCCGGATCGACGGCGCTGCCGGCACGGCGTCGTACAGCGTGGAGATCGGCGACAAGCTGTACGTAATCACGCCGATCGACGCGGACGGCGTGCGCCTCGGCCACATGATCCTCGAGCACACCAGCACCTTCATGCAGTCGCGCTTTGCCGGCATGTGGCTCAGTGCGACGCTGGTGACGCTGTTCGTGCTGCTGTTGATCCTGCCCGTGTCGTGGTTCTGGGGGCGACGCATGGCCGAGCCGCTGGTGCATCTGGCCGATTGCATCGGCAAGGTCGGCGCGACGATTCCGCCGCCCGGCGCGCTGCAATTCGAGGATTCGAAGGACGAGCTCGGCCAGGTCGGGCGGGCGGTGGAGCGGATGTTCGACGAGTTGCGCGAGAAGGCGGGACTCGAGCGCGAGATGCTGTTCTCAGAGCGGCTCGCGGCGATCGGCCGGCTCACCGGCGGCATCGCGCACGAGATCAACAATCCGCTCGGCGGGATGCTCAACGCCATCGGCACCTACCGCAAGCATGGCGCGAGCGACCCCGAACTCGCCGCGCGCACGATGTCGCTGCTCGAACGCGGGCTGCTGCAGATCCGCGACACGGTGTCGGCACTGCTGGTCGAGGCCAAGGCGCCGAGCCATCCGCTGGCGCCGCAGGACATCGAGGACGTGCATATCCTGCTCAAGCCCGAGGCGGCGAAGAAGTTTGCGCGACTGCAATGGAACTGCGAACTGCCGGACGAGATCCCGCTGCCGGCGACGTTGGTGCGGCAGGTGCTGATCAACCTCGTGCTCAACGCGCTGCAGGCGGTCGAGGCGGGAGGCTCCGTCGCCTGCGACATCGGCCTGTCGGCGGACGGCATGACGATGGCGGTGCGCAATGACGGCCGCTACATCGAGGAGGCGCGCCTGCCCTACCTGTTCGAGCCCTTCGTCGGGGACGGCAATGGCAAGCACGGTCTCGGCTTGTGGATCACCTATCAGATCGTCACCGGGCTCGGGGGGCACATCTCGGTGCACAGCGAGCCGGGCCTCACCGTGTTTGCGGTCGATCTGCCGCTGGGCCTGGCCGTCGAAATGGAGTCCGCATCATGAATGCCGCCGTGCGCGTGTGCCTCGTCGAGGACGATCCGATCATGGGCGAGTCCCTGTGCGAGCGCTTCCGCCTCGAAGGCTTCGACGCGCGCTGGTGCACCAGCGGCGCCGAAGCGATGCGCAGCCTGCGCGAACAGGCCTTCGACGTCGTCATCAGCGACATGCGCCTGGGCGATACCACCGGCGAAGCGATCTTCGACTGGGCAGCCGGCGCATTGCCGCAGCCCCCGCCCTTCGTGTTCATCACCGGCTACGGCACCGTCGACCAGGCCGTCGCGCTGATCAAGCGCGGCGCGTGCGACTACGTCACCAAGCCCTTCGACCTCGACGCGCTCGTCGCCCGGGTGCTGGAGATCGCGGCGGCCGCGCAGGCGCAGGAGGAGGGCGTCCCCGGGCTCGAGCCGCTGGGCGTGTCGCCCGCGATGCAGCGCATCGAGGCGATGCTGCCGCGGCTCGCGCGGGCCGCCAGCACGGTCCTGATCGTCGGCGAGTCGGGCGTCGGCAAGGAGCGCGTCGCCCAGCGTCTGCATGCCTGCCTGCCCGACGCCGCGCGTCGTCCCTTCGTCGCGTTGAACTGCGGCGCGGTGCCCGAAACGTTGCTCGAGCCGGAACTCTTCGGCCACGAGAAGGGCGCTTTCACCGGCGCCGCGCGCACCCGGGCCGGTGTGTTCGAGCAGGCCCACGGCGGTACGCTGTTCCTCGACGAGATCGGCGAGATGACGCTGGCGATGCAGGTGAGGCTGCTGCGCGCGGTGCAGGAGCGGCAGGTCGTGCGCGTCGGCGGTGAGCGCCCGATTCCGGTGGACCTGCTGCTCGTGTGCGCGACGCATCGCGACCTGAAGGCGATGGTCGCGGAGGGCACGTTCCGCGAGGACCTCTTCTATCGCGTCAATGTCGTGCAGATCCGCGTGCCGCCGCTGCGCGAGCGGCGCGAGGACATCCCGTGGCTGATCCGGCGCTTCCTTTCCGATATCGCGCGCCAGAGCGGCGAGGCGCGCCGCCACCTCGTTC
It contains:
- a CDS encoding PhnD/SsuA/transferrin family substrate-binding protein, translated to MNRRQALFGLCGLAFAGRGARAFAETGGDVVRIGMTPVFLDDQVGFLGAWRDYLAQALGRPVEFIQRGSYREIVELMRQEKLHFAWLCGYPYVREQRWMRLLVVPVHQGQPLYRSYLIVPARDTATTKITELRDRVFAFSDPDSNSGYLYPHYQLNRANTSPANFFRRTFFTYSHKKVVEAVALDVAHGGAVDGYVWDTLARTHAELTGRTRVADRSPPFGFPPFVAGPAASPALFKRMQEILLAMHDDGAGAGFLRQLNLDRFALGTPALYADIERMLRTIGQPNA
- a CDS encoding sigma-54 dependent transcriptional regulator, with product MNAAVRVCLVEDDPIMGESLCERFRLEGFDARWCTSGAEAMRSLREQAFDVVISDMRLGDTTGEAIFDWAAGALPQPPPFVFITGYGTVDQAVALIKRGACDYVTKPFDLDALVARVLEIAAAAQAQEEGVPGLEPLGVSPAMQRIEAMLPRLARAASTVLIVGESGVGKERVAQRLHACLPDAARRPFVALNCGAVPETLLEPELFGHEKGAFTGAARTRAGVFEQAHGGTLFLDEIGEMTLAMQVRLLRAVQERQVVRVGGERPIPVDLLLVCATHRDLKAMVAEGTFREDLFYRVNVVQIRVPPLRERREDIPWLIRRFLSDIARQSGEARRHLVPAAEEAALAYPWPGNVRELKHAVERACIMSPAEWITPAALFPDAEVAPTAGDVQAPLGDYLRECECRYIRGALESCDGHIGRTAELLGISRKNLWEKMKKLDIGHA
- a CDS encoding ATP-binding protein — translated: MLHFRDISFRYKIPLRATVLVLVTATVLTASLLLREYRDLRRDMLDGSARWSAVLSQTLVAPMLHDDLWRAFEIVRAATSPGGGEQASAITLVDPRLRIYVSTDPARYPILAPLHERGEAAREIASRIDGAAGTASYSVEIGDKLYVITPIDADGVRLGHMILEHTSTFMQSRFAGMWLSATLVTLFVLLLILPVSWFWGRRMAEPLVHLADCIGKVGATIPPPGALQFEDSKDELGQVGRAVERMFDELREKAGLEREMLFSERLAAIGRLTGGIAHEINNPLGGMLNAIGTYRKHGASDPELAARTMSLLERGLLQIRDTVSALLVEAKAPSHPLAPQDIEDVHILLKPEAAKKFARLQWNCELPDEIPLPATLVRQVLINLVLNALQAVEAGGSVACDIGLSADGMTMAVRNDGRYIEEARLPYLFEPFVGDGNGKHGLGLWITYQIVTGLGGHISVHSEPGLTVFAVDLPLGLAVEMESAS